The Oscillospiraceae bacterium genome has a segment encoding these proteins:
- a CDS encoding CvpA family protein: MSILDYILIALVVLMAVWGFRRGLLSGLIGTAKYAVGVPVSLFVSHQYYQVVYDKLVEPKALAKVQEKITGASGVDTFMAALQDKMQALPQALQRDFDFAALKKGSAKTAADFVMQQLVEPAACLLVKIALFLLSFIIIALICWLLSAMLRKKQGKNTIFTRTNSLLGGAFGLVKGCLFLVLVSGVWAYLAGNNWLPKDNGVYAFFADSAILEYMETLLPTL; the protein is encoded by the coding sequence TTGAGTATTTTGGATTATATATTGATCGCCCTGGTGGTACTTATGGCGGTATGGGGCTTTCGACGGGGGCTGCTGTCCGGTTTGATCGGCACAGCCAAGTACGCTGTTGGTGTGCCGGTGTCCCTGTTCGTCAGCCATCAGTATTATCAAGTGGTGTATGACAAGCTGGTGGAGCCAAAGGCCCTTGCCAAGGTGCAGGAGAAAATCACCGGCGCCTCCGGCGTGGACACCTTTATGGCTGCCTTGCAGGACAAGATGCAGGCTCTGCCCCAGGCGTTGCAAAGGGATTTTGACTTCGCCGCGCTGAAAAAAGGCAGTGCCAAAACTGCTGCAGATTTTGTAATGCAGCAGTTGGTGGAACCGGCGGCTTGCCTGCTGGTAAAAATCGCATTATTTTTATTATCGTTCATAATTATTGCCTTGATTTGTTGGCTGCTTTCCGCTATGCTAAGGAAGAAGCAGGGTAAAAATACGATATTTACCCGGACCAACAGCCTATTGGGCGGTGCCTTTGGGCTGGTTAAGGGGTGTCTGTTTTTGGTGCTGGTCAGCGGCGTTTGGGCGTACCTGGCCGGTAACAACTGGCTGCCGAAAGATAACGGCGTATATGCGTTCTTTGCAGACAGCGCCATTTTAGAATATATGGAAACTTTGCTTCCCACACTATAG
- a CDS encoding DUF5711 family protein, whose protein sequence is MEAEDRQALRRERKRLKDKKVRRIVWIVLAVLLAAIVILKLCEVDFGSLSGGSGTSSVLTGNFPYALDGSDGVTVHKQGAKLAVLTGGSITVLNPSDGKEEFTAVHGYANPITAASDSYLVTYDQGGSKLRLDYSGENLYEIESKTGLLCADVADDGKVVYATQSADKRSDVQVITKTRGDKMKYSLSYGFVTNIAIRDNGSQVAFVAMNSKDARLQPKLYLMRVKDTEPYASFDLPGTQVLDIAYRGSSLYVVGSSFVSVVNGDKLETVLKNGEVQTVAYDYSASGDLVVAYSSYSNATQNTVARITAGGKVQKPFTVQGAIKDLSASGSRVAVLFADKIKIYKLSDGSVVHTADCTDAVRSITMMSSNVFVQRQSVIEKEETKS, encoded by the coding sequence GTGGAAGCGGAAGACCGGCAGGCGCTTCGGCGGGAACGCAAGCGCCTAAAAGATAAAAAAGTACGCAGGATCGTATGGATTGTGTTGGCTGTGTTGCTGGCGGCAATTGTGATCCTAAAGCTGTGCGAGGTGGATTTCGGCAGCCTGAGCGGCGGCAGCGGTACATCGTCCGTGCTCACCGGCAATTTTCCTTATGCACTGGATGGCTCCGATGGCGTTACGGTTCATAAGCAGGGCGCGAAACTGGCGGTGCTCACCGGCGGCTCCATAACAGTACTGAACCCATCAGACGGCAAGGAGGAATTCACCGCCGTGCACGGTTATGCCAATCCGATTACCGCTGCTTCTGACTCGTATCTGGTTACATACGATCAGGGCGGCTCCAAGCTGCGGCTGGATTACAGTGGTGAGAATTTGTATGAGATCGAGAGCAAGACCGGCCTGTTGTGCGCCGATGTGGCGGACGACGGCAAGGTGGTCTACGCCACGCAGTCTGCGGATAAACGCAGCGATGTTCAGGTGATCACCAAGACCCGCGGGGATAAGATGAAATACAGCCTGTCCTATGGCTTTGTGACCAACATTGCCATTCGGGACAACGGCAGTCAAGTCGCTTTTGTAGCCATGAACAGTAAGGATGCACGCTTGCAGCCAAAGCTCTATTTGATGCGTGTAAAGGACACGGAGCCTTATGCCAGCTTTGACCTGCCCGGCACCCAGGTGCTGGACATAGCCTATCGGGGCAGCAGCCTGTATGTGGTGGGCAGCAGCTTTGTGAGCGTGGTAAACGGAGATAAGCTGGAGACGGTGCTGAAAAACGGCGAAGTGCAAACGGTGGCCTATGATTATAGCGCCAGCGGCGATTTGGTGGTGGCGTACAGCTCTTATAGCAATGCCACGCAAAATACCGTAGCGCGGATCACCGCCGGCGGCAAGGTGCAAAAGCCCTTTACCGTGCAGGGCGCGATCAAGGATCTGTCTGCCTCCGGCAGTCGGGTAGCCGTGCTTTTTGCCGATAAAATCAAAATTTATAAGCTGTCAGACGGCAGTGTAGTACATACAGCGGATTGTACGGACGCAGTCCGGTCCATCACCATGATGTCCTCCAATGTGTTTGTGCAGCGCCAGTCTGTGATTGAGAAAGAAGAGACCAAGTCTTGA
- the truA gene encoding tRNA pseudouridine(38-40) synthase TruA codes for MRNLLLNIGYDGADYHGWQVQKNAVTVQEVFQNAVEKVFGARLPVKGCSRTDSGVHANCYFVSFQTELSIACDGVVRALNTVLPKDIAVLDCREVPLEFHPRYYCREKEYVYKLYNGAIRDPFLLRYAYQYRYPIHLERMQQGAKAFLGTHDFRGFCSARSDVEDTVRTITAFTVERQGDMVLFKVSADGFLYNMVRILVGTLLFVSEGKIDPADLPAIIESGERIRAGKTAPPQGLYLNRVEYDPADFKM; via the coding sequence ATGCGAAATTTGTTGTTAAACATTGGATATGACGGCGCAGATTACCACGGCTGGCAGGTACAAAAAAATGCCGTTACCGTGCAGGAAGTGTTCCAAAACGCAGTAGAAAAGGTGTTTGGCGCGCGGCTGCCGGTAAAGGGCTGCTCCCGCACAGACAGCGGTGTGCACGCAAATTGTTATTTTGTCAGTTTTCAAACAGAGCTGTCCATTGCCTGTGACGGTGTGGTGCGGGCGCTGAATACAGTGCTGCCCAAGGATATTGCGGTACTGGACTGCCGAGAGGTTCCTCTTGAATTTCACCCCCGGTACTACTGCCGAGAGAAAGAATATGTATATAAACTGTACAACGGTGCCATTCGGGATCCGTTTTTGCTGCGCTATGCGTACCAGTACCGCTACCCCATTCATTTGGAGCGTATGCAGCAGGGGGCCAAGGCGTTCCTGGGCACCCACGATTTTCGCGGCTTTTGCAGTGCACGCAGCGATGTGGAGGACACAGTGCGCACCATTACCGCCTTTACCGTAGAGCGGCAAGGGGATATGGTACTGTTTAAGGTGAGCGCAGACGGCTTCCTTTACAATATGGTGCGCATTCTCGTTGGCACGCTGCTTTTTGTCAGTGAGGGCAAGATTGACCCGGCGGATTTGCCGGCGATTATTGAAAGTGGGGAGCGCATTCGCGCCGGTAAGACGGCGCCGCCCCAGGGGCTGTACCTGAACCGGGTGGAGTACGACCCGGCAGACTTTAAAATGTAA
- a CDS encoding energy-coupling factor transporter transmembrane protein EcfT, which yields MNSSMTIGQYFPGNSPVHRMDARMKIVLTFLMVVAVFLCKNFWSLGLAIVFMILAVGLSKIPPKTILKSIKPLVVIILITGVINLFYGEGEPLVSLGKLKITMDGVMTAVFMAVRIIELVIVGSLLTYTTSPTELTDALERLLKPLKVFKIDVHVIAMTMTIALRFIPTLIEEIDKIMAAQKSRGADMESGGLIRRAKGLVPILIPLFISSFRRANELADAMECRCYRGGAGRTKMKEMHLHTGDFFALAAVVLYIAGIFVVNHFLGSVL from the coding sequence GTGAATTCCAGTATGACCATTGGTCAGTATTTTCCCGGCAATTCCCCGGTGCACCGTATGGATGCGCGTATGAAGATCGTGCTCACCTTTTTGATGGTGGTGGCGGTGTTCTTGTGCAAGAACTTTTGGTCCCTGGGGCTGGCCATCGTCTTTATGATTCTGGCGGTGGGTCTGTCTAAGATACCGCCTAAAACCATCTTGAAGAGCATTAAGCCCTTGGTCGTGATTATTCTCATTACCGGCGTTATTAACCTGTTTTACGGCGAAGGCGAGCCGCTGGTGAGCCTTGGAAAGCTGAAGATCACTATGGATGGTGTGATGACTGCCGTTTTTATGGCTGTACGTATTATCGAGTTGGTGATTGTAGGCAGTCTGCTGACTTACACCACCTCGCCGACGGAATTGACGGACGCTCTTGAGCGGCTGCTTAAACCCCTAAAAGTGTTTAAGATTGATGTGCATGTGATCGCTATGACTATGACAATCGCCCTGCGGTTTATTCCCACTTTGATCGAGGAAATCGACAAAATTATGGCGGCGCAGAAATCTCGGGGCGCCGATATGGAGAGCGGGGGACTGATTCGCAGAGCCAAAGGATTGGTGCCCATCTTGATTCCTTTGTTCATCTCCTCTTTTCGCCGCGCCAATGAGCTGGCGGACGCTATGGAGTGCCGCTGCTATCGTGGCGGTGCCGGGCGTACCAAGATGAAAGAAATGCACCTGCATACCGGTGACTTTTTTGCGCTGGCGGCGGTGGTGCTGTATATTGCAGGCATTTTTGTGGTGAATCACTTTTTAGGTTCGGTACTTTAA
- a CDS encoding energy-coupling factor transporter ATPase, whose amino-acid sequence MAVLTCEKLNYRYSVGTPFETAALQDVSFSVEEGEIVGIIGHTGSGKSTLIQHLNGLIEPQSGKVYVDGADIWSKQNRKQIRRVRFQVGLCFQYPEYQIFEEDVYKEIAFGPKQMGLDSEEIRRRVFHSMELVGLSRDFAEQSPFDLSGGQKRRVAIASILAMEPKVLILDEPCAGLDPRGRDQILDLIRSYRDRTGATVLFVSHSMEDVARICRRVLVMHRGQVAAYGPVADVYANAEELRQMGLNVPQVTDIFLELLRRGVPCRTDIFTVDDGVREFQRLKREGVRL is encoded by the coding sequence TTGGCTGTACTGACCTGTGAAAAACTCAATTACCGTTACAGTGTGGGTACGCCTTTTGAGACGGCGGCGCTGCAGGATGTGTCTTTCTCTGTGGAGGAGGGCGAGATTGTCGGCATTATTGGTCACACCGGCTCCGGAAAATCCACGCTCATCCAGCACCTAAACGGCCTGATAGAGCCCCAAAGCGGCAAAGTCTATGTGGACGGCGCGGATATTTGGAGTAAGCAAAACCGCAAGCAAATTCGCCGTGTACGCTTTCAAGTAGGGCTGTGTTTTCAGTACCCGGAGTACCAAATTTTTGAAGAAGATGTATATAAAGAGATCGCTTTCGGTCCCAAGCAAATGGGACTGGACAGCGAGGAAATTCGCCGCCGGGTGTTCCATTCTATGGAATTGGTGGGTCTGTCCCGTGATTTTGCGGAGCAATCGCCCTTTGATCTGTCCGGTGGGCAAAAGCGCCGTGTGGCCATTGCGTCCATTTTGGCAATGGAGCCAAAGGTTTTGATTTTAGACGAGCCTTGCGCCGGGTTGGACCCTCGTGGTAGGGATCAAATTTTAGATCTGATCCGTAGTTACCGGGACCGTACCGGGGCAACGGTGCTCTTCGTCTCCCACTCTATGGAAGATGTGGCGCGCATTTGCCGCCGCGTGCTGGTGATGCACCGGGGGCAGGTGGCCGCCTACGGCCCGGTTGCCGATGTGTACGCTAATGCGGAGGAACTGCGCCAAATGGGGCTGAATGTGCCCCAGGTAACGGATATTTTCTTAGAACTGCTGCGGCGTGGCGTACCGTGCCGCACGGATATTTTTACGGTTGACGACGGCGTGCGCGAATTTCAGCGCCTAAAGAGAGAGGGGGTTCGCCTGTGA
- a CDS encoding energy-coupling factor transporter ATPase, with protein sequence MAILEFNDVTFTYPADPDAPKDAPAPRPVLSHLNLQIEKGSFVAVLGHNGSGKSTLAKLSNGILFPQSGQVIVDGTPLTQDEDVVYNARRKVGMVFQNPDNQIVSSIVEEDVAFGVENLGVEPKECRRRVDAALKTVGMYAERLKSPSKLSGGQKQRVAVAGIIAMRPLCIVLDEPTAMLDPSGRREVLDTVKKLNKEEGITILLITHYMDEAVQADRVVVMDDGVIRLDGAPRAVFAHVDELKALGLDVPQATELADRLGFAEHAVLNTAECVDVLISNLEEQKLGCTDL encoded by the coding sequence ATGGCAATTCTTGAATTTAACGATGTAACATTTACATATCCTGCGGACCCGGACGCACCTAAGGACGCGCCTGCGCCCCGCCCGGTGCTCAGCCACCTGAACCTGCAGATTGAGAAGGGCTCCTTTGTGGCGGTGCTGGGGCATAACGGCTCCGGCAAATCCACATTAGCCAAGCTCTCTAACGGCATTTTGTTTCCCCAAAGCGGCCAAGTCATCGTAGACGGCACGCCGCTGACGCAAGACGAAGATGTGGTCTATAACGCGCGCCGCAAGGTGGGTATGGTGTTTCAAAACCCGGACAACCAAATCGTCTCCTCTATTGTAGAGGAGGATGTGGCCTTTGGGGTGGAGAATTTGGGCGTGGAGCCAAAGGAATGCCGCCGCCGGGTGGATGCTGCGCTAAAGACAGTTGGCATGTATGCGGAGCGGCTGAAATCGCCCTCCAAGCTTTCCGGCGGTCAAAAACAGCGGGTAGCCGTGGCAGGCATTATCGCCATGCGGCCTCTGTGTATTGTACTGGACGAACCCACGGCGATGCTGGATCCCAGCGGCCGCCGAGAAGTGCTGGACACCGTGAAGAAATTGAACAAAGAAGAGGGGATCACCATTCTGCTCATTACCCATTATATGGATGAAGCGGTGCAAGCCGATCGGGTGGTGGTGATGGACGACGGCGTGATCCGACTGGACGGCGCTCCCCGCGCGGTTTTTGCCCATGTAGATGAGCTGAAAGCCCTGGGCCTGGATGTGCCCCAGGCAACGGAACTGGCGGATCGGCTGGGCTTTGCCGAACACGCAGTTTTGAACACTGCAGAATGCGTGGATGTATTGATTTCCAACTTGGAGGAACAAAAACTTGGCTGTACTGACCTGTGA
- a CDS encoding class I SAM-dependent methyltransferase: MRVASDWKDYELIDCSAGEKLERWTREILIRPDPQVIWNGPRENRLWAQPGARYVRSRTGGGKWQTFKRIPAVWQVRYKDLTFNIKTMGFKHTGLFPEQAVNWDLVRGMIEGADRPVKVLNLFAYTGGATVACLKSGAEVVHVDASKGMVQWAKENAAASGVADGAVRWIVDDCIKFVQREIRRGNRYDIVILDPPSYGRGPKGEIWHLEDNLYDFVTLVQQVLSENALAVVLNSYTTGLSASVMQYILEDVLVRQMGGSVSADEIGLPVTETGGVLPCGATAVWKGKDGNS, translated from the coding sequence ATGCGTGTAGCCAGTGACTGGAAAGATTATGAACTGATAGACTGCTCTGCCGGCGAAAAGCTGGAGCGTTGGACCAGAGAAATCCTGATTCGTCCGGACCCCCAGGTGATTTGGAATGGCCCGCGGGAGAACCGCTTGTGGGCACAGCCGGGGGCACGCTATGTGCGCTCCCGCACCGGCGGTGGCAAGTGGCAGACCTTTAAGCGCATTCCTGCTGTGTGGCAGGTGCGCTATAAGGACTTGACTTTTAACATCAAGACCATGGGTTTTAAGCACACCGGCCTGTTCCCGGAACAGGCTGTGAATTGGGATCTGGTGCGTGGCATGATCGAGGGCGCTGACCGTCCGGTAAAGGTACTCAACCTGTTTGCCTATACCGGCGGTGCCACGGTTGCCTGCCTGAAATCCGGTGCAGAGGTAGTCCATGTGGACGCCTCCAAGGGTATGGTCCAGTGGGCCAAGGAGAACGCGGCCGCCTCCGGCGTGGCAGACGGCGCTGTGCGCTGGATCGTGGACGATTGTATCAAGTTTGTGCAGCGAGAAATTCGTCGGGGCAACCGGTACGACATTGTGATCCTGGACCCGCCCAGCTACGGCCGGGGGCCAAAAGGTGAGATCTGGCACCTGGAAGATAATTTATATGATTTTGTGACCCTGGTGCAGCAGGTGCTCAGTGAAAACGCGCTGGCTGTGGTGTTGAATTCTTATACCACCGGCCTGTCTGCCTCGGTAATGCAATATATTTTGGAAGATGTTTTGGTGCGTCAAATGGGCGGTTCTGTGTCTGCGGACGAGATTGGCCTGCCGGTGACAGAAACCGGCGGTGTGCTGCCCTGCGGTGCCACCGCTGTGTGGAAAGGCAAAGATGGCAATTCTTGA
- the glmM gene encoding phosphoglucosamine mutase → MGRLFGTDGVRGIANKDLTNELALSIGKAAAKVLAGELGRKPTVLIGKDTRASGDMLEAALTAGLCAVGANVLSVGVVPTPAVAYLIGRYGCDAGVMISASHNPCEYNGIKIFQSTGYKLDDAIEEEIEAIILDGAEEIPEKLGGDVGNRLYCKTAVEDYVRHVVETADVRFDGLNIALDCANGSASVCAKQIFTALGARCYMLSDTPDGVNINDHCGSTHPEELMQFVTDNGLDLGLAFDGDADRMLAVDENGQLVDGDKVIAICAKRMLDEGTLAKNTAVVTVMSNMGFFKFCEENGIACEKTAVGDRYVLERMLQKGYNIGGEQSGHVIFLDYATTGDGELSGVQLLKTVVKSGKKLSQLAKIMTVYPQVLINVQVTPEGKQKYNNDEYIISAVQQAEMDLMGDGRVLVRVSGTEPLVRVMLEGKDLEKITRLGNRIADVVRERLS, encoded by the coding sequence ATGGGCAGATTGTTTGGAACAGACGGCGTGCGTGGCATAGCCAATAAAGATTTAACCAACGAGCTGGCGCTCTCGATCGGCAAGGCGGCAGCCAAAGTTTTGGCCGGTGAGCTGGGCAGAAAACCCACGGTGCTCATCGGTAAAGACACCCGGGCGTCCGGCGATATGCTGGAGGCGGCACTCACCGCCGGGCTTTGCGCCGTGGGGGCGAATGTGCTCTCTGTGGGCGTAGTGCCTACCCCGGCTGTAGCCTACCTGATCGGCCGCTACGGCTGTGACGCCGGCGTGATGATCTCCGCTTCACACAACCCTTGCGAATACAACGGCATTAAGATCTTCCAGTCCACCGGCTACAAGCTGGATGACGCCATAGAAGAAGAAATTGAGGCTATTATTCTGGATGGTGCAGAAGAAATCCCGGAGAAGCTGGGCGGCGATGTGGGCAATCGGCTCTATTGCAAGACGGCCGTGGAGGATTATGTGCGCCATGTGGTGGAGACCGCCGATGTTCGCTTTGACGGGCTGAATATCGCTTTGGACTGCGCCAACGGCTCCGCTTCCGTTTGTGCCAAACAGATCTTTACCGCACTGGGTGCCCGGTGTTATATGCTTTCCGACACACCGGACGGTGTGAATATCAACGATCACTGCGGCTCCACCCACCCGGAGGAGCTGATGCAGTTTGTAACGGACAACGGGCTGGACTTAGGGTTGGCATTTGATGGCGACGCAGACCGTATGCTGGCGGTGGACGAAAACGGCCAATTGGTGGACGGCGACAAGGTGATCGCCATTTGCGCCAAGCGGATGCTGGACGAGGGCACTTTGGCTAAGAACACCGCCGTGGTAACGGTGATGAGCAATATGGGCTTCTTTAAGTTTTGCGAAGAGAACGGTATTGCCTGTGAAAAGACGGCAGTGGGTGACCGTTACGTGCTGGAGCGTATGCTGCAAAAGGGCTATAACATCGGCGGCGAGCAAAGCGGGCATGTGATTTTCCTGGATTATGCCACCACCGGTGACGGTGAGCTTAGCGGTGTGCAGCTACTTAAGACAGTGGTGAAAAGCGGCAAAAAGCTGTCTCAGCTGGCAAAGATTATGACCGTTTATCCGCAGGTGCTCATCAATGTGCAGGTGACACCGGAGGGCAAGCAAAAATATAACAACGACGAATATATTATCTCTGCCGTTCAACAGGCTGAGATGGATTTGATGGGCGACGGCCGCGTGCTGGTTCGGGTCAGCGGTACAGAGCCTTTGGTGCGGGTGATGTTAGAGGGCAAAGATCTGGAAAAGATCACCCGACTGGGCAATCGAATTGCAGATGTGGTACGGGAGAGATTGAGTTAA
- the ruvB gene encoding Holliday junction branch migration DNA helicase RuvB, with protein MEDMDLENRIVSTGLTETDTDIENSLRPKTLEDYIGQDKVKENLAIYIEAARTRGEALDHVLLYGPPGLGKTTLAGIIANEMGVNIRVTSGPAIEKQGDLAALLTNLQEGDVLFIDEIHRLNRSVEEVLYPAMEDRALDIIIGKGPSARSIRLDLPNFTLVGATTRAGQLSAPLRDRFGVILRLELYTDEQLATIVKRSAGILNIPIEQDGALQIASRSRGTPRIANRLLKRSRDFAQVKYDGVINAEAAEDALSRMEIDQLGLDGIDRRLLTTMIKNYNGGPVGLETIAAAIGEEAVTIEDVYEPYLMQIGFLSRTPRGRCVTPAAYRHLGFQQDGQQTLL; from the coding sequence ATGGAAGATATGGATTTGGAAAATCGTATTGTGTCTACCGGCCTGACGGAGACGGATACGGATATAGAGAATTCCCTGCGTCCCAAGACCCTGGAGGACTATATTGGGCAAGATAAAGTGAAAGAGAACCTGGCCATTTACATTGAGGCGGCGCGCACCCGTGGCGAGGCGCTGGATCATGTGCTGCTGTACGGTCCGCCCGGATTGGGCAAGACCACGCTGGCGGGCATTATTGCCAATGAGATGGGCGTGAACATTCGCGTCACCAGCGGTCCGGCCATTGAGAAGCAGGGCGATCTGGCGGCACTGCTTACCAACCTGCAAGAGGGGGATGTGCTCTTTATTGACGAGATTCACCGTCTGAACCGCAGCGTTGAGGAAGTGCTGTATCCGGCTATGGAGGACCGTGCGCTGGATATTATCATCGGCAAAGGTCCGTCCGCCCGTTCCATTCGGTTGGATCTGCCCAACTTCACCTTAGTTGGCGCCACCACTCGTGCCGGGCAACTGTCGGCGCCACTGCGTGACCGCTTTGGCGTGATCTTGCGACTGGAGCTTTACACGGATGAGCAGCTTGCCACCATCGTTAAGCGCTCGGCGGGCATTTTGAATATTCCCATTGAACAGGACGGCGCCTTGCAGATCGCTTCCCGCTCCCGAGGCACCCCGCGTATCGCCAACCGTTTGCTTAAGCGCAGCCGTGACTTTGCCCAGGTAAAGTACGACGGTGTAATCAACGCTGAGGCGGCGGAGGATGCCCTCTCTCGTATGGAGATCGATCAGCTGGGACTGGACGGTATTGACCGTCGCTTGCTGACCACCATGATCAAAAATTATAACGGCGGACCTGTGGGACTGGAAACCATTGCCGCAGCCATCGGTGAAGAGGCAGTGACCATTGAGGATGTGTACGAGCCGTATTTAATGCAGATCGGCTTTCTCAGCCGCACCCCCCGTGGGCGCTGCGTGACCCCGGCGGCCTACCGGCATTTGGGATTCCAGCAGGACGGGCAGCAAACTTTACTTTAA
- the ruvA gene encoding Holliday junction branch migration protein RuvA, with product MIYSLDGTLTYFDQNFAVVSCGGVGFKCFTTLTTLQSLPGVGKPVQLFTYLSVREDALDLYGFATTAELDCFKLLISVNGVGPKAALAILSELSADRLAVCIAGGDAKSLTRAPGIGKKIAERIVLELKDKMGVLDLGSSREVQAAAAANTAGSVAAEAVEALVALGYGQSDAAVAVGQMEPGLSVDEMIRRGLRQLAANL from the coding sequence ATGATTTACAGTTTGGACGGTACGCTCACTTATTTTGACCAGAATTTTGCGGTGGTCAGCTGCGGTGGTGTGGGGTTTAAGTGCTTCACCACGCTGACTACCTTACAGTCCCTGCCGGGCGTGGGCAAGCCGGTGCAGCTTTTCACTTACTTGTCTGTGCGGGAGGATGCACTGGATCTTTACGGCTTTGCCACCACGGCGGAACTGGATTGCTTTAAGCTGCTGATCTCCGTAAACGGCGTGGGACCTAAGGCGGCGCTGGCGATCTTGTCGGAGCTGTCGGCGGATCGATTGGCCGTTTGCATTGCCGGCGGGGACGCCAAGTCCCTGACGCGTGCGCCGGGTATCGGCAAAAAGATTGCCGAGCGCATTGTGCTGGAATTGAAAGATAAAATGGGCGTGCTGGATTTGGGCAGCAGCAGAGAGGTGCAGGCGGCAGCCGCTGCCAATACCGCCGGCTCTGTTGCGGCAGAGGCGGTGGAAGCGCTGGTGGCTCTGGGCTACGGTCAAAGCGACGCCGCTGTGGCCGTGGGTCAGATGGAACCCGGCCTGTCGGTGGACGAGATGATCCGCCGAGGGCTGCGCCAGCTGGCCGCCAATTTGTAA
- the ruvC gene encoding crossover junction endodeoxyribonuclease RuvC — translation MRILGIDPGYAIIGWGVLDYKGNKFSVVDYGAITTQAKTPFPLRLQIIYTDMIGLFDTYHPEVMSMEKLFYNNNAKTVIDVAQARGVITLSAQQKNVPIFEYTPLQVKQSVVGYGRAEKKQVQEMTRLILNLEKIPKPDDTADALAMAICHGHASGSLLGRLGNLR, via the coding sequence ATGCGTATTCTTGGTATTGACCCCGGGTATGCCATTATCGGCTGGGGCGTGCTTGACTATAAAGGCAATAAATTCTCTGTGGTGGACTACGGCGCCATCACCACGCAGGCCAAAACGCCGTTTCCTTTGCGGCTGCAAATCATCTACACGGATATGATCGGCCTGTTTGATACCTATCACCCGGAGGTGATGAGTATGGAGAAGTTGTTTTATAACAACAACGCCAAGACCGTGATTGATGTGGCGCAAGCCAGAGGGGTCATCACCCTGTCCGCCCAACAAAAAAATGTGCCCATCTTTGAATACACCCCCTTGCAGGTGAAACAGTCGGTGGTGGGCTATGGCCGGGCGGAGAAGAAGCAGGTACAGGAGATGACCCGCCTGATTTTGAATTTAGAGAAAATACCCAAGCCAGACGACACGGCTGACGCACTGGCTATGGCCATCTGTCACGGCCACGCCAGCGGCAGCCTGCTGGGGCGGTTGGGCAACCTGCGATAA
- a CDS encoding flavodoxin family protein: MKKLLIIGGSPRPNGVSEELIRQVKPYFIDCKIVEYNTYKLAPAPCTDCRFCEQHAGCANKDLDIFFEDFEDADYIAFFTPVYNNFFPAPLKAVIDRFQRYYSARFKRGAKPPIAKPKRVGVVIVSGSNARQCADYMTATLRQSFTVLNGEVTARYYIPGTDRGQYTFNNIELQKFIHQLRGEGAGR, translated from the coding sequence ATGAAGAAACTACTGATTATCGGCGGTTCGCCTCGGCCAAATGGGGTCAGCGAAGAATTGATCCGCCAGGTGAAGCCGTATTTTATCGACTGTAAGATCGTAGAATATAATACGTACAAGTTGGCGCCGGCGCCCTGTACCGACTGCCGCTTTTGCGAGCAGCATGCGGGCTGCGCCAACAAAGATCTGGATATTTTTTTTGAGGACTTTGAAGACGCGGACTATATTGCGTTCTTTACTCCGGTGTATAATAATTTTTTTCCGGCTCCGCTGAAGGCAGTGATCGACCGGTTCCAGCGGTATTACAGCGCCCGCTTCAAACGGGGCGCCAAGCCGCCTATTGCTAAGCCGAAAAGGGTAGGCGTGGTGATCGTAAGCGGCTCAAATGCGCGGCAGTGTGCCGACTATATGACTGCCACCTTGCGCCAGTCTTTTACGGTCCTTAATGGAGAAGTTACGGCACGGTACTATATTCCGGGCACGGACCGGGGGCAGTACACCTTTAACAACATTGAACTGCAAAAATTTATTCATCAGCTGCGGGGCGAGGGCGCCGGGCGATAA